A single Eulemur rufifrons isolate Redbay chromosome 9, OSU_ERuf_1, whole genome shotgun sequence DNA region contains:
- the HDAC5 gene encoding histone deacetylase 5 isoform X1 — protein MLLVPKAQGLVEMLQTIYETESCFSADGMSGREPSLEILPRTPLHSIPVAVEVKPVLPGAMPSSLGGGSGGSPSPVELRGALAGSVDPVLREQQLQQELLALKQQQQLQKQLLFAEFQKQHDHLTRQHEVQLQKHLKQQQEMLAAKRQQELEQQRQREQQRQEELEKQRLEQQLLVLRNKEKSKESAIASTEVKLRLQEFLLSKSKEPTPGGLNHSLPQHPKCWGAHHASLDQSSPPQSGPPGTPPSYKLPLLGPYDNRDDFPLRKTASEPNLKVRSRLKQKVAERRSSPLLRRKDGTVISTFKKRAVEITGAGPGASSVCNSAPGSGPSSPNSSHSTIAENGFTGSVPNIPTEMLPQHRALPLDSSPNQFSLYTSPSLPNISLGLQATVTVTNSHLTASPKLSTQQEAERQALQTLRQGGTLTGKFMSTSSIPGCLLGVALEGDTTPHGHASLLQHVLLLEQARQQSTLIAVPLHGQSPLVTGERVATSMRTVGKLPRHRPLSRTQSSPLPQSPQALQQLVMQQQHQQFLEKQKQQQLQLGKILTKTGELPRQPTTHPEETEEELTEQQEALLGEGALTMPREGSTESESTQEDLEEEEEEEGEEEEEDCIQVKDEEGESGAEEGPDLEESSAGYKKLFSDAQQLQPLQVYQAPLSLATVPHQALGRTQSSPAAPGGMKSPPDQPTKHLFTTGVVYDTFMLKHQCMCGNTHVHPEHAGRIQSIWSRLQETGLLSKCERIRGRKATLDEIQTVHSEYHTLLYGTSPLNRQKLDSKKLLGPISQKMYAVLPCGGIGVDSDTVWNEMHSSSAVRMAVGCLVELAFKVAVGELKNGFAIIRPPGHHAEESTAMGFCFFNSVAITAKLLQQKLNVGKVLIVDWDIHHGNGTQQAFYNDPSVLYISLHRYDNGNFFPGSGAPEEVGGGPGVGYNVNVAWTGGVDPPIGDVEYLTAFRTVVMPIAHEFSPDVVLVSAGFDAVEGHLSPLGGYSVTARCFGHLTRQLMTLAGGRVVLALEGGHDLTAICDASEACVSALLSVELQPLDEAVLQQKPNTNAVATLEKVIEIQSKHWSCVQRFAAGLGRSLREAQAGETEEAETVSAMALLSVGAEQAQAAAAREHSPRPAEEPMEQEPAL, from the exons ATGCTGCTGGTGCCCAAGGCTCAGGGGCTCGTGGAGATGCTGCAGACCATCTATGAGACAGAATCCTGTTTCTCAGCAGATGGGATGTCAGGCCGGGAACCATCCTTGGAAATCCTGCCGCGGACTCCTCTGCACAGCATCCCTGTGGCAG TGGAGGTGAAGCCGGTGCTGCCAGGAGCCATGCCCAGTTCtttggggggtgggagtggaggcagccccagccctgtgGAGCTGCGGGGGGCTCTGGCGGGCTCTGTGGACCCCGTGCTGCGGGAGCAGCAACTGCAGCAGGAGCTTCTGGCGctcaagcagcagcagcagctgcagaagCAGCTCCTGTTCGCTGAGTTCCAGAAACAGCACGACCACCTGACACGGCAGCATGAGGTCCAGCTGCAGAAGCACCTCAAG cagcagcaggagatgCTGGCGGCCAAGCGGCAGCAGGAGCTGGAGCAGCAGCGGCAGCGGGAGCAGCAGCGGCAGGAGGAGCTGGAGAAGCAGCGGCTGGAGCAGCAGCTGCTCGTCCTGCGGAACAAGGAGAAGAGCAAAGAGA GTGCCATTGCCAGCACCGAGGTAAAGCTGAGGCTCCAGGAGTTCCTCTTGTCGAAGTCAAAGGAGCCCACGCCAGGCGGCCTCAACCATTCCCTCCCACAGCACCCCAAATGCTG GGGAGCCCACCATGCTTCTTTGGACCAGAGTTCCCCTCCCCAGAGCGGCCCTCCTGGGACGCCTCCCTCCTACAAACTGCCTTTGCTTGGGCCCTATGACAACCGAGATGACTTCCCCCTCCGTAAAACAG CCTCTGAACCCAACTTGAAAGTGCGTTCGAGGCTAAAACAGAAGGTGGCAGAGCGGAGAAGCAGTCCCCTCCTGCGCCGCAAGGATGGGACTGTTATTAGCACCTTTAAGAAGAGAGCGGTTGAGATCACAGGTGCCGGGCCTGGGG CATCGTCCGTGTGTAACAGTGCGCCAGGCTCCGGGCCCAGCTCTCCCAACAGTTCCCACAGCACCATCGCTGAGAACGGCTTTACTGGCTCAGTCCCCAACATCCCCACAGAG ATGCTCCCCCAGCACCGGGCCCTCCCTCTGGACAGCTCCCCCAACCAGTTCAGCCTCTACACGTCTCCCTCTCTGCCCAACATCTCCCTAGGGCTGCAGGCCACAGTCACTGTCACCAACTCGCACCTCACC GCCTCCCCAAAGCTGTCGACGCAGCAGGAGGCCGAGAGGCAGGCCCTCCAGACCCTGCGGCAGGGTGGCACGCTGACGGGCAAGTTCATGAGCACATCCTCCATTCCTGGTTGCCTGCTGGGAGTGGCCCTGGAGGGTGACACGACCCCCCACGGGCATGCCTCCCTGCTGCAGCACGTGCTGCTGCTGGAGCAGGCCCGGCAGCAGAGCACCCTCATCGCTG TGCCGCTCCATGGGCAGTCCCCACTGGTGACAGGTGAACGTGTGGCCACCAGCATGCGGACAGTGGGCAAGCTCCCGCGGCACCGGCCGCTGAGCCGCACTCAGTCCTCGCCGCTGCCGCAGAGTCCCCAGGCCCTGCAGCAGCTGGTCatgcagcagcagcaccagcagttcctggagaagcagaagcagcagcagctgcagctgggCAAG ATCCTCACCAAGACAGGGGAGCTGCCCAGGCAGCCCACCACCCACCCTGAGGAGACAGAAGAGGAGCTGACAGAGCAGCAGGAGGCCTTGCTGGGGGAGGGAGCCCTCACCATGCCCCGGGAAGGCTCCACGGAGAGTGAGAGCACACAAGAagacctggaggaggaggaggaggaagaaggggaggaggaggaggaggactgcATCCAGGTCAAGGACGAGGAGGGCGAGAGTGGTGCGGAGGAGGGGCCCGACTTGGAGGAGTCCAGCGCTGGTTACAAAAAG CTGTTCTCAGATGCCCAGCAGCTGCAGCCACTGCAGGTGTACCAGGCACCCCTCAGCCTGGCCACTGTGCCCCACCAGGCCCTGGGCCGCACCCAGTCCTCACCTGCTGCCCCTGGGGGCATGAAGAGCCCCCCAGACCAGCCCACCAAGCACCTCTTCACCACAG GTGTGGTCTATGACACGTTCATGCTGAAGCACCAGTGCATGTGCGGGAACACACACGTGCACCCCGAGCACGCCGGCCGGATCCAGAGCATCTGGTCCCGGCTGCAGGAGACGGGCCTGCTGAGCAAGTGTGAG CGGATCCGGGGTCGCAAAGCCACGCTGGACGAGATTCAGACGGTGCACTCGGAATACCACACCTTGCTCTATGGGACCAGCCCCCTCAACCGGCAGAAGCTGGACAGCAAGAAGCTGCTGG gccccATCAGCCAGAAGATGTATGCCGTGCTGCCTTGTGGGGGCATTGGG GTGGACAGTGACACTGTGTGGAACGAGATGCATTCCTCCAGTGCCGTGCGCATGGCGGTGGGCTGCCTGGTGGAGCTGGCCTTCAAGGTGGCTGTGGGAGAGCTCAAG AATGGATTTGCCATCATCCGGCCCCCAGGACACCACGCCGAGGAATCCACAGCCAT GGGATTCTGCTTCTTCAACTCTGTAGCCATCACAGCCAAACTCCTGCAGCAGAAGTTGAACGTGGGCAAGGTCCTCATCGTGGACTGG GACATTCACCATGGCAATGGCACCCAGCAAGCGTTCTACAATGACCCCTCTGTGCTCTACATCTCCCTGCACCGCTATGACAATGGGAACTTCTTTCCAGGCTCCGGGGCTCCTGAAGAG GTTGGTGGAGGGCCAGGTGTGGGGTACAACGTGAATGTGGCATGGACAGGAGGTGTGGACCCCCCCATCGGAGACGTGGAGTACCTGACGGCCTTCAG GACAGTGGTGATGCCCATTGCCCATGAGTTCTCACCTGACGTGGTCCTAGTCTCCGCTGGGTTTGATGCTGTTGAAGGACATCTGTCTCCACTGGGTGGCTACTCTGTCACCGCCAGAT GTTTTGGCCACTTGACTAGGCAGTTGATGACACTGGCAGGGGGCCGGGTGGTGCTGGCCCTGGAGGGAGGCCACGACTTGACCGCCATCTGTGATGCCTCTGAGGCCTGTGTCTCGGCTCTGCTCAGCGTAGAG CTGCAGCCCTTGGATGAGGCAGTCTTGCAGCAAAAGCCCAACACCAATGCAGTGGCCACGCTAGAAAAAGTCATCGAGATCCAGA GCAAACACTGGAGCTGTGTGCAGAGGTTTGCCGCAGGTCTGGGCCGTTCCCTgcgggaggcccaggcgggtgagACTGAGGAGGCCGAGACTGTGAGCGCCATGGCCTTGCTGTCGGTGGGGGCCGAGCAGGCCCAGGCTGCTGCAGCCCGGGAGCACAGCCCCAG GCCGGCAGAGGAGCCCATGGAGCAGGAGCCTGCCCTGTGA
- the HDAC5 gene encoding histone deacetylase 5 isoform X3 — protein MNSPNESADGMSGREPSLEILPRTPLHSIPVAVEVKPVLPGAMPSSLGGGSGGSPSPVELRGALAGSVDPVLREQQLQQELLALKQQQQLQKQLLFAEFQKQHDHLTRQHEVQLQKHLKVSEGMAPLQQQQEMLAAKRQQELEQQRQREQQRQEELEKQRLEQQLLVLRNKEKSKESAIASTEVKLRLQEFLLSKSKEPTPGGLNHSLPQHPKCWGAHHASLDQSSPPQSGPPGTPPSYKLPLLGPYDNRDDFPLRKTASEPNLKVRSRLKQKVAERRSSPLLRRKDGTVISTFKKRAVEITGAGPGASSVCNSAPGSGPSSPNSSHSTIAENGFTGSVPNIPTEMLPQHRALPLDSSPNQFSLYTSPSLPNISLGLQATVTVTNSHLTASPKLSTQQEAERQALQTLRQGGTLTGKFMSTSSIPGCLLGVALEGDTTPHGHASLLQHVLLLEQARQQSTLIAVPLHGQSPLVTGERVATSMRTVGKLPRHRPLSRTQSSPLPQSPQALQQLVMQQQHQQFLEKQKQQQLQLGKILTKTGELPRQPTTHPEETEEELTEQQEALLGEGALTMPREGSTESESTQEDLEEEEEEEGEEEEEDCIQVKDEEGESGAEEGPDLEESSAGYKKLFSDAQQLQPLQVYQAPLSLATVPHQALGRTQSSPAAPGGMKSPPDQPTKHLFTTGVVYDTFMLKHQCMCGNTHVHPEHAGRIQSIWSRLQETGLLSKCERIRGRKATLDEIQTVHSEYHTLLYGTSPLNRQKLDSKKLLGPISQKMYAVLPCGGIGVDSDTVWNEMHSSSAVRMAVGCLVELAFKVAVGELKNGFAIIRPPGHHAEESTAMGFCFFNSVAITAKLLQQKLNVGKVLIVDWDIHHGNGTQQAFYNDPSVLYISLHRYDNGNFFPGSGAPEEVGGGPGVGYNVNVAWTGGVDPPIGDVEYLTAFRTVVMPIAHEFSPDVVLVSAGFDAVEGHLSPLGGYSVTARCFGHLTRQLMTLAGGRVVLALEGGHDLTAICDASEACVSALLSVELQPLDEAVLQQKPNTNAVATLEKVIEIQSKHWSCVQRFAAGLGRSLREAQAGETEEAETVSAMALLSVGAEQAQAAAAREHSPRPAEEPMEQEPAL, from the exons ATGAACTCTCCTAACGAGTCGG CAGATGGGATGTCAGGCCGGGAACCATCCTTGGAAATCCTGCCGCGGACTCCTCTGCACAGCATCCCTGTGGCAG TGGAGGTGAAGCCGGTGCTGCCAGGAGCCATGCCCAGTTCtttggggggtgggagtggaggcagccccagccctgtgGAGCTGCGGGGGGCTCTGGCGGGCTCTGTGGACCCCGTGCTGCGGGAGCAGCAACTGCAGCAGGAGCTTCTGGCGctcaagcagcagcagcagctgcagaagCAGCTCCTGTTCGCTGAGTTCCAGAAACAGCACGACCACCTGACACGGCAGCATGAGGTCCAGCTGCAGAAGCACCTCAAGGTGAGCGAAGGGA tggcgcccctgcagcagcagcaggagatgCTGGCGGCCAAGCGGCAGCAGGAGCTGGAGCAGCAGCGGCAGCGGGAGCAGCAGCGGCAGGAGGAGCTGGAGAAGCAGCGGCTGGAGCAGCAGCTGCTCGTCCTGCGGAACAAGGAGAAGAGCAAAGAGA GTGCCATTGCCAGCACCGAGGTAAAGCTGAGGCTCCAGGAGTTCCTCTTGTCGAAGTCAAAGGAGCCCACGCCAGGCGGCCTCAACCATTCCCTCCCACAGCACCCCAAATGCTG GGGAGCCCACCATGCTTCTTTGGACCAGAGTTCCCCTCCCCAGAGCGGCCCTCCTGGGACGCCTCCCTCCTACAAACTGCCTTTGCTTGGGCCCTATGACAACCGAGATGACTTCCCCCTCCGTAAAACAG CCTCTGAACCCAACTTGAAAGTGCGTTCGAGGCTAAAACAGAAGGTGGCAGAGCGGAGAAGCAGTCCCCTCCTGCGCCGCAAGGATGGGACTGTTATTAGCACCTTTAAGAAGAGAGCGGTTGAGATCACAGGTGCCGGGCCTGGGG CATCGTCCGTGTGTAACAGTGCGCCAGGCTCCGGGCCCAGCTCTCCCAACAGTTCCCACAGCACCATCGCTGAGAACGGCTTTACTGGCTCAGTCCCCAACATCCCCACAGAG ATGCTCCCCCAGCACCGGGCCCTCCCTCTGGACAGCTCCCCCAACCAGTTCAGCCTCTACACGTCTCCCTCTCTGCCCAACATCTCCCTAGGGCTGCAGGCCACAGTCACTGTCACCAACTCGCACCTCACC GCCTCCCCAAAGCTGTCGACGCAGCAGGAGGCCGAGAGGCAGGCCCTCCAGACCCTGCGGCAGGGTGGCACGCTGACGGGCAAGTTCATGAGCACATCCTCCATTCCTGGTTGCCTGCTGGGAGTGGCCCTGGAGGGTGACACGACCCCCCACGGGCATGCCTCCCTGCTGCAGCACGTGCTGCTGCTGGAGCAGGCCCGGCAGCAGAGCACCCTCATCGCTG TGCCGCTCCATGGGCAGTCCCCACTGGTGACAGGTGAACGTGTGGCCACCAGCATGCGGACAGTGGGCAAGCTCCCGCGGCACCGGCCGCTGAGCCGCACTCAGTCCTCGCCGCTGCCGCAGAGTCCCCAGGCCCTGCAGCAGCTGGTCatgcagcagcagcaccagcagttcctggagaagcagaagcagcagcagctgcagctgggCAAG ATCCTCACCAAGACAGGGGAGCTGCCCAGGCAGCCCACCACCCACCCTGAGGAGACAGAAGAGGAGCTGACAGAGCAGCAGGAGGCCTTGCTGGGGGAGGGAGCCCTCACCATGCCCCGGGAAGGCTCCACGGAGAGTGAGAGCACACAAGAagacctggaggaggaggaggaggaagaaggggaggaggaggaggaggactgcATCCAGGTCAAGGACGAGGAGGGCGAGAGTGGTGCGGAGGAGGGGCCCGACTTGGAGGAGTCCAGCGCTGGTTACAAAAAG CTGTTCTCAGATGCCCAGCAGCTGCAGCCACTGCAGGTGTACCAGGCACCCCTCAGCCTGGCCACTGTGCCCCACCAGGCCCTGGGCCGCACCCAGTCCTCACCTGCTGCCCCTGGGGGCATGAAGAGCCCCCCAGACCAGCCCACCAAGCACCTCTTCACCACAG GTGTGGTCTATGACACGTTCATGCTGAAGCACCAGTGCATGTGCGGGAACACACACGTGCACCCCGAGCACGCCGGCCGGATCCAGAGCATCTGGTCCCGGCTGCAGGAGACGGGCCTGCTGAGCAAGTGTGAG CGGATCCGGGGTCGCAAAGCCACGCTGGACGAGATTCAGACGGTGCACTCGGAATACCACACCTTGCTCTATGGGACCAGCCCCCTCAACCGGCAGAAGCTGGACAGCAAGAAGCTGCTGG gccccATCAGCCAGAAGATGTATGCCGTGCTGCCTTGTGGGGGCATTGGG GTGGACAGTGACACTGTGTGGAACGAGATGCATTCCTCCAGTGCCGTGCGCATGGCGGTGGGCTGCCTGGTGGAGCTGGCCTTCAAGGTGGCTGTGGGAGAGCTCAAG AATGGATTTGCCATCATCCGGCCCCCAGGACACCACGCCGAGGAATCCACAGCCAT GGGATTCTGCTTCTTCAACTCTGTAGCCATCACAGCCAAACTCCTGCAGCAGAAGTTGAACGTGGGCAAGGTCCTCATCGTGGACTGG GACATTCACCATGGCAATGGCACCCAGCAAGCGTTCTACAATGACCCCTCTGTGCTCTACATCTCCCTGCACCGCTATGACAATGGGAACTTCTTTCCAGGCTCCGGGGCTCCTGAAGAG GTTGGTGGAGGGCCAGGTGTGGGGTACAACGTGAATGTGGCATGGACAGGAGGTGTGGACCCCCCCATCGGAGACGTGGAGTACCTGACGGCCTTCAG GACAGTGGTGATGCCCATTGCCCATGAGTTCTCACCTGACGTGGTCCTAGTCTCCGCTGGGTTTGATGCTGTTGAAGGACATCTGTCTCCACTGGGTGGCTACTCTGTCACCGCCAGAT GTTTTGGCCACTTGACTAGGCAGTTGATGACACTGGCAGGGGGCCGGGTGGTGCTGGCCCTGGAGGGAGGCCACGACTTGACCGCCATCTGTGATGCCTCTGAGGCCTGTGTCTCGGCTCTGCTCAGCGTAGAG CTGCAGCCCTTGGATGAGGCAGTCTTGCAGCAAAAGCCCAACACCAATGCAGTGGCCACGCTAGAAAAAGTCATCGAGATCCAGA GCAAACACTGGAGCTGTGTGCAGAGGTTTGCCGCAGGTCTGGGCCGTTCCCTgcgggaggcccaggcgggtgagACTGAGGAGGCCGAGACTGTGAGCGCCATGGCCTTGCTGTCGGTGGGGGCCGAGCAGGCCCAGGCTGCTGCAGCCCGGGAGCACAGCCCCAG GCCGGCAGAGGAGCCCATGGAGCAGGAGCCTGCCCTGTGA
- the HDAC5 gene encoding histone deacetylase 5 isoform X2 — protein MLLVPKAQGLVEMLQTIYETESCFSADGMSGREPSLEILPRTPLHSIPVAVEVKPVLPGAMPSSLGGGSGGSPSPVELRGALAGSVDPVLREQQLQQELLALKQQQQLQKQLLFAEFQKQHDHLTRQHEVQLQKHLKQQQEMLAAKRQQELEQQRQREQQRQEELEKQRLEQQLLVLRNKEKSKESAIASTEVKLRLQEFLLSKSKEPTPGGLNHSLPQHPKCWGAHHASLDQSSPPQSGPPGTPPSYKLPLLGPYDNRDDFPLRKTASEPNLKVRSRLKQKVAERRSSPLLRRKDGTVISTFKKRAVEITASSVCNSAPGSGPSSPNSSHSTIAENGFTGSVPNIPTEMLPQHRALPLDSSPNQFSLYTSPSLPNISLGLQATVTVTNSHLTASPKLSTQQEAERQALQTLRQGGTLTGKFMSTSSIPGCLLGVALEGDTTPHGHASLLQHVLLLEQARQQSTLIAVPLHGQSPLVTGERVATSMRTVGKLPRHRPLSRTQSSPLPQSPQALQQLVMQQQHQQFLEKQKQQQLQLGKILTKTGELPRQPTTHPEETEEELTEQQEALLGEGALTMPREGSTESESTQEDLEEEEEEEGEEEEEDCIQVKDEEGESGAEEGPDLEESSAGYKKLFSDAQQLQPLQVYQAPLSLATVPHQALGRTQSSPAAPGGMKSPPDQPTKHLFTTGVVYDTFMLKHQCMCGNTHVHPEHAGRIQSIWSRLQETGLLSKCERIRGRKATLDEIQTVHSEYHTLLYGTSPLNRQKLDSKKLLGPISQKMYAVLPCGGIGVDSDTVWNEMHSSSAVRMAVGCLVELAFKVAVGELKNGFAIIRPPGHHAEESTAMGFCFFNSVAITAKLLQQKLNVGKVLIVDWDIHHGNGTQQAFYNDPSVLYISLHRYDNGNFFPGSGAPEEVGGGPGVGYNVNVAWTGGVDPPIGDVEYLTAFRTVVMPIAHEFSPDVVLVSAGFDAVEGHLSPLGGYSVTARCFGHLTRQLMTLAGGRVVLALEGGHDLTAICDASEACVSALLSVELQPLDEAVLQQKPNTNAVATLEKVIEIQSKHWSCVQRFAAGLGRSLREAQAGETEEAETVSAMALLSVGAEQAQAAAAREHSPRPAEEPMEQEPAL, from the exons ATGCTGCTGGTGCCCAAGGCTCAGGGGCTCGTGGAGATGCTGCAGACCATCTATGAGACAGAATCCTGTTTCTCAGCAGATGGGATGTCAGGCCGGGAACCATCCTTGGAAATCCTGCCGCGGACTCCTCTGCACAGCATCCCTGTGGCAG TGGAGGTGAAGCCGGTGCTGCCAGGAGCCATGCCCAGTTCtttggggggtgggagtggaggcagccccagccctgtgGAGCTGCGGGGGGCTCTGGCGGGCTCTGTGGACCCCGTGCTGCGGGAGCAGCAACTGCAGCAGGAGCTTCTGGCGctcaagcagcagcagcagctgcagaagCAGCTCCTGTTCGCTGAGTTCCAGAAACAGCACGACCACCTGACACGGCAGCATGAGGTCCAGCTGCAGAAGCACCTCAAG cagcagcaggagatgCTGGCGGCCAAGCGGCAGCAGGAGCTGGAGCAGCAGCGGCAGCGGGAGCAGCAGCGGCAGGAGGAGCTGGAGAAGCAGCGGCTGGAGCAGCAGCTGCTCGTCCTGCGGAACAAGGAGAAGAGCAAAGAGA GTGCCATTGCCAGCACCGAGGTAAAGCTGAGGCTCCAGGAGTTCCTCTTGTCGAAGTCAAAGGAGCCCACGCCAGGCGGCCTCAACCATTCCCTCCCACAGCACCCCAAATGCTG GGGAGCCCACCATGCTTCTTTGGACCAGAGTTCCCCTCCCCAGAGCGGCCCTCCTGGGACGCCTCCCTCCTACAAACTGCCTTTGCTTGGGCCCTATGACAACCGAGATGACTTCCCCCTCCGTAAAACAG CCTCTGAACCCAACTTGAAAGTGCGTTCGAGGCTAAAACAGAAGGTGGCAGAGCGGAGAAGCAGTCCCCTCCTGCGCCGCAAGGATGGGACTGTTATTAGCACCTTTAAGAAGAGAGCGGTTGAGATCACAG CATCGTCCGTGTGTAACAGTGCGCCAGGCTCCGGGCCCAGCTCTCCCAACAGTTCCCACAGCACCATCGCTGAGAACGGCTTTACTGGCTCAGTCCCCAACATCCCCACAGAG ATGCTCCCCCAGCACCGGGCCCTCCCTCTGGACAGCTCCCCCAACCAGTTCAGCCTCTACACGTCTCCCTCTCTGCCCAACATCTCCCTAGGGCTGCAGGCCACAGTCACTGTCACCAACTCGCACCTCACC GCCTCCCCAAAGCTGTCGACGCAGCAGGAGGCCGAGAGGCAGGCCCTCCAGACCCTGCGGCAGGGTGGCACGCTGACGGGCAAGTTCATGAGCACATCCTCCATTCCTGGTTGCCTGCTGGGAGTGGCCCTGGAGGGTGACACGACCCCCCACGGGCATGCCTCCCTGCTGCAGCACGTGCTGCTGCTGGAGCAGGCCCGGCAGCAGAGCACCCTCATCGCTG TGCCGCTCCATGGGCAGTCCCCACTGGTGACAGGTGAACGTGTGGCCACCAGCATGCGGACAGTGGGCAAGCTCCCGCGGCACCGGCCGCTGAGCCGCACTCAGTCCTCGCCGCTGCCGCAGAGTCCCCAGGCCCTGCAGCAGCTGGTCatgcagcagcagcaccagcagttcctggagaagcagaagcagcagcagctgcagctgggCAAG ATCCTCACCAAGACAGGGGAGCTGCCCAGGCAGCCCACCACCCACCCTGAGGAGACAGAAGAGGAGCTGACAGAGCAGCAGGAGGCCTTGCTGGGGGAGGGAGCCCTCACCATGCCCCGGGAAGGCTCCACGGAGAGTGAGAGCACACAAGAagacctggaggaggaggaggaggaagaaggggaggaggaggaggaggactgcATCCAGGTCAAGGACGAGGAGGGCGAGAGTGGTGCGGAGGAGGGGCCCGACTTGGAGGAGTCCAGCGCTGGTTACAAAAAG CTGTTCTCAGATGCCCAGCAGCTGCAGCCACTGCAGGTGTACCAGGCACCCCTCAGCCTGGCCACTGTGCCCCACCAGGCCCTGGGCCGCACCCAGTCCTCACCTGCTGCCCCTGGGGGCATGAAGAGCCCCCCAGACCAGCCCACCAAGCACCTCTTCACCACAG GTGTGGTCTATGACACGTTCATGCTGAAGCACCAGTGCATGTGCGGGAACACACACGTGCACCCCGAGCACGCCGGCCGGATCCAGAGCATCTGGTCCCGGCTGCAGGAGACGGGCCTGCTGAGCAAGTGTGAG CGGATCCGGGGTCGCAAAGCCACGCTGGACGAGATTCAGACGGTGCACTCGGAATACCACACCTTGCTCTATGGGACCAGCCCCCTCAACCGGCAGAAGCTGGACAGCAAGAAGCTGCTGG gccccATCAGCCAGAAGATGTATGCCGTGCTGCCTTGTGGGGGCATTGGG GTGGACAGTGACACTGTGTGGAACGAGATGCATTCCTCCAGTGCCGTGCGCATGGCGGTGGGCTGCCTGGTGGAGCTGGCCTTCAAGGTGGCTGTGGGAGAGCTCAAG AATGGATTTGCCATCATCCGGCCCCCAGGACACCACGCCGAGGAATCCACAGCCAT GGGATTCTGCTTCTTCAACTCTGTAGCCATCACAGCCAAACTCCTGCAGCAGAAGTTGAACGTGGGCAAGGTCCTCATCGTGGACTGG GACATTCACCATGGCAATGGCACCCAGCAAGCGTTCTACAATGACCCCTCTGTGCTCTACATCTCCCTGCACCGCTATGACAATGGGAACTTCTTTCCAGGCTCCGGGGCTCCTGAAGAG GTTGGTGGAGGGCCAGGTGTGGGGTACAACGTGAATGTGGCATGGACAGGAGGTGTGGACCCCCCCATCGGAGACGTGGAGTACCTGACGGCCTTCAG GACAGTGGTGATGCCCATTGCCCATGAGTTCTCACCTGACGTGGTCCTAGTCTCCGCTGGGTTTGATGCTGTTGAAGGACATCTGTCTCCACTGGGTGGCTACTCTGTCACCGCCAGAT GTTTTGGCCACTTGACTAGGCAGTTGATGACACTGGCAGGGGGCCGGGTGGTGCTGGCCCTGGAGGGAGGCCACGACTTGACCGCCATCTGTGATGCCTCTGAGGCCTGTGTCTCGGCTCTGCTCAGCGTAGAG CTGCAGCCCTTGGATGAGGCAGTCTTGCAGCAAAAGCCCAACACCAATGCAGTGGCCACGCTAGAAAAAGTCATCGAGATCCAGA GCAAACACTGGAGCTGTGTGCAGAGGTTTGCCGCAGGTCTGGGCCGTTCCCTgcgggaggcccaggcgggtgagACTGAGGAGGCCGAGACTGTGAGCGCCATGGCCTTGCTGTCGGTGGGGGCCGAGCAGGCCCAGGCTGCTGCAGCCCGGGAGCACAGCCCCAG GCCGGCAGAGGAGCCCATGGAGCAGGAGCCTGCCCTGTGA